Proteins encoded together in one Styela clava chromosome 12, kaStyClav1.hap1.2, whole genome shotgun sequence window:
- the LOC144430613 gene encoding uncharacterized protein LOC144430613 has translation MPLPDQSVDSWIDNLQPNQAGSRTVNDKISLAEQTCLSLSLNSKMWAEHHLPPVQISPFDGSAINWPNFIELFYENVHSPLDDDGQRMVRLSSYLSGSAKRRVEGLGTAGSHYILVLKELKRRYGQSVFIARAVLDRVVNGKHISPLSADRLLNFHSDVRDCVVNLKKMCFLADISSVENVRRVSNRIPQELNSSWNKFVVGFIHENSNPTLIGFEQWLWERTEEIDNPFSPDVTCNVTNRVDNERPETGRRQLITSPFSTLTNSESVNASCSDALRCQFCNAGHSLRSCDVFYGATDDVKRNFVVEYRLCFKCLEPGHLAFMCRCDVKCSISSGKHHECIHGIRMFESVPRPTNRQGVNNAMSVTTTVQFQLLPVLVRGANGRSEYTVALLDSASQVSLIHPKLKTKLDLRGCRKKLMLTTLAGTGISYDSEAVGCFVHDKLNPDGKELALKSVFVCDNRIPHPERRQTDFETFNHLRGIPLPGIKENEVMLLIGADHPFAHFQLERRVGGDNEPIAIRTPLGWTLLGANKRAGEVVLIQANCHLLHDDDNILQEQVKQFWSTDAIGMVYNIKRAESVEDRVAADMVKAKTSIVDRHYQVGFLWRHDASIMPENSLIARTGFKNLKYRLLKNDCLRDMYCTSMRKNIERGWVRKLTDKERDTLGPRT, from the coding sequence ATGCCGTTGCCAGACCAGTCGGTAGACTCCTGGATCGATAATCTCCAACCAAATCAAGCAGGATCTAGAACGGTAAATGATAAAATTTCTCTAGCTGAGCAAACGTGTTTATCTTTGAGtttaaattctaaaatgtgGGCTGAGCATCATTTGCCGCCGGTCCAAATAAGTCCGTTTGATGGTAGTGCTATAAATTGGCCTAATTTCATTGAATTGTTTTATGAAAATGTGCATTCACCGTTGGACGACGATGGTCAACGCATGGTGAGATTGTCCTCATATTTGTCGGGTTCGGCGAAGCGTCGCGTTGAGGGATTAGGTACCGCCGGCAGTCATTACATACTGGTTTTGAAAGAATTGAAACGCCGCTACGGACAGTCTGTATTTATTGCACGGGCCGTGCTTGACCGTGTTGTGAACGGTAAGCATATTTCGCCTCTCTCGGCCGATAGATTACTTAATTTTCACTCAGACGTTCGTGACTGCGTGGTGAATCTAAAAAAGATGTGTTTTTTGGctgacatcagtagtgtcgagAATGTAAGGAGAGTTTCAAACAGGATTCCTCAAGAACTGAATTCGAGTTGGAATAAATTTGTTGTGGGTTTTATTCACGAGAACTCTAATCCGACATTAATAGGCTTTGAGCAATGGTTGTGGGAAAGAACTGAAGAAATCGACAATCCTTTTTCTCCTGATGTTACTTGCAATGTCACCAATAGAGTTGACAATGAGAGGCCCGAAACCGGTCGTCGCCAGTTAATTACGTCACCATTTTCAACGTTAACAAATTCGGAATCTGTTAATGCCTCATGCAGTGACGCACTACGTTGTCAATTCTGCAATGCTGGTCATTCTTTAAGAAGTTGTGATGTGTTTTACGGTGCAACCGATGACGTAAAACGTAATTTTGTTGTAGAGTACAGACTTTGCTTTAAATGTCTTGAACCGGGCCATCTTGCATTTATGTGTAGATGTGATGTCAAGTGTAGTATATCCAGTGGGAAACACCATGAATGTATTCATGGAATTCGCATGTTTGAAAGCGTCCCAAGACCAACAAACCGACAGGGTGTAAACAATGCGATGTCGGTAACCACTACGGTTCAATTTCAGTTGCTACCTGTATTGGTTAGAGGAGCTAATGGACGCTCCGAATATACCGTTGCTTTGCTCGATTCGGCAAGTCAGGTTTCTCTCATTCATCCTAAACTTAAAACTAAATTGGATTTGCGTGGATGTCGTAAAAAGCTTATGTTAACCACCCTGGCGGGAACTGGGATTTCATATGATTCAGAAGCGGTTGGATGTTTTGTACATGACAAATTAAATCCCGATGGCAAAGAACTAGCTCTAAAATCAGTTTTCGTATGTGACAATAGAATTCCCCACCCTGAAAGACGTCAAACGGATTTTGAAACATTCAATCATTTACGCGGAATACCACTCCCTGGTATTAAAGAAAACGAAGTTATGTTGCTCATAGGTGCGGACCATCCGTTTGCCCACTTTCAACTAGAAAGACGTGTAGGGGGGGATAACGAGCCTATTGCTATTAGAACGCCACTTGGGTGGACTTTGCTAGGTGCAAACAAACGCGCTGGTGAAGTCGTCCTAATTCAGGCCAACTGTCATTTATTACACGACGATGACAATATCTTGCAAGAACAAGTTAAGCAGTTTTGGAGTACGGACGCGATAGGAATGGTTTACAACATAAAGCGAGCAGAATCAGTGGAAGATCGCGTGGCTGCGGATATGGTTAAAGCTAAAACGTCCATTGTTGATAGGCATTATCAAGTTGGCTTTTTGTGGCGTCACGATGCTTCCATTATGCCGGAGAACAGTCTTATTGCCCGCACTGGatttaaaaatctgaaatatcgACTTTTGAAAAATGACTGCCTGAGAGACATGTACTGCACGTCTATGAGGAAAAATATCGAACGTGGCTGGGTGCGAAAACTGACCGATAAAGAACGGGATACTTTGGGTCCTCGAACTTGA
- the LOC144430614 gene encoding uncharacterized protein LOC144430614, whose translation MYHMVRLPQSDTDSVRFFWQEDLRSTSPPDVYQFLVRIFGAVDSPYVANYCLKQTALDNTSQFSTEAVETVLRDFYVDDLLSSKWNDDSAFSVAQEVSNMLASRGFRLTKWLSSSKTLFSKFNTEDRLNPDVDLDFDCLPVSKALGLHWNTNDDDFFFIYNSLAKPVTKREALSATASVFDPLGILAPIILTAKLLIRECWRDDLKWDENLVTVGRILGETGPNR comes from the coding sequence ATGTATCATATGGTGCGTCTACCGCAGTCAGACACCGATTCAGTTAGATTTTTCTGGCAAGAAGATCTAAGATCAACATCCCCACCTGATGTATATCAGTTTTTAGTAAGGATTTTTGGTGCGGTCGACTCGCCATATGTTGCAAATTACTGCCTTAAACAAACCGCGCTTGATAATACCAGCCAATTTTCAACGGAAGCAGTAGAAACTGTTCTCAGGGATTTTTACGTAGATGATCTGCTTTCATCAAAATGGAATGATGACTCCGCTTTTTCCGTCGCACAAGAAGTTTCTAATATGTTAGCAAGTAGGGGTTTTCGGTTGACAAAATGGCTTTCAAGTTCCAaaacattattttcaaaatttaacacaGAGGATCGTCTTAATCCTGATGTTGATCTAGATTTTGATTGTTTGCCCGTTTCTAAGGCGTTGGGACTTCACTGGAACACTAATGACGATGATTTCTTCTTTATTTACAATTCGTTGGCAAAACCTGTTACAAAAAGAGAGGCGCTAAGCGCGACGGCATCGGTTTTTGATCCTCTCGGAATTTTAGCACCTATTATTTTAACTGCAAAACTACTTATACGGGAGTGCTGGAGAGATGACTTGAAATGGGACGAAAATTTGGTGACCGTGGGAAGAATACTTGGGGAGACTGGACCAAATCGTTAA